In Capricornis sumatraensis isolate serow.1 chromosome 16, serow.2, whole genome shotgun sequence, a genomic segment contains:
- the LOC138092260 gene encoding olfactory receptor 5T1-like → MSGSPSGLDLYRIQIKNGTEVTMFILMGFTDDSEVQIFLFLLFLAIYLFTMIGNLGLVFLVIMDSRLHNPMYYFLTALSFLDACYSSVITPQMLINFLSENKTISFLGCATQMFLFLTCGTTECFILAAMAYDRYVAICNPLLYLVTMSPRVYVPLIISCYVVGILHATLHTVATFTLSFCASNEIRHVFCDIPPLLAISCSDTRMNQLLVFYFAGSIEISTILIVLISYGFILLAILRMRSAEGRRKVFSTCGSHLTGVSIFHGTVLFMYVRPSSSYALDHDMIVSVFYTIIIPMLNPIIYSLRNKDVKEAMKKVFGKNWFMNKVYFSH, encoded by the coding sequence atgTCAGGGTCACCATCAGGTTTAGACTTATACAGGATTCAGATAAAAAATGGGACTGAGGTCACCATGTTTATACTGATGGGCTTTACAGATGATTCGGAGGTgcaaatctttctctttttactaTTTCTAGCAATCTATCTTTTTACAATGATAGGAAATTTGGGGTTGGTTTTCTTGGTCATTATGGATTCCCGGCTCCACAACCCCATGTACTATTTTCTGACAGCATTATCCTTCTTGGATGCTTGCTATTCTTCTGTTATCACCCCCCAAATGCTGATCAATTTCCTATCAGAGAATAAAACCATTTCCTTTCTTGGATGTGCCACACAgatgtttctctttcttacttgtGGGACCACAGAGTGCTTCATCTTGGCCgcaatggcctatgaccgctatgtaGCCATCTGCAATCCTCTCCTGTATTTAGTTACAATGTCACCCAGAGTCTATGTGCCACTTATAATTTCCTGCTATGTTGTTGGTATCTTGCATGCTACTTTACACACAGTGGCTACTTTTACCCTATCCTTCTGTGCCTCCAATGAAATCAGACATGTCTTCTGTGACATCCCTCCCCTCCTTGCTATTTCTTGCTCTGATACTCGCATGAACCAGCTTCTAGTTTTCTATTTTGCAGGCTCTATTGAGATATCCACCATATTGATTGTCCTGATCTCCTATGGCTTCATCCTGCTGGCCATTCTGAGGATGCGTTCTgctgaagggagaaggaaagtctTTTCTACCTGTGGCTCTCACCTAACTGGAGTGTCCATTTTTCATGGTACAGTTCTCTTTATGTATGTGAGACCCAGTTCCAGCTATGCCTTGGATCATGACATGATTGTGTCTGTATTTTACACCATCATAATTCCCATGCTGAATCCCATCATCTATAGTTTGAGGAACAAAGATGTCAAAGAGGCGATGAAGAAAGTGTTTGGGAAAAATTGGTTTATGAACAAAGTATACTTTTCACACTAA